The Deltaproteobacteria bacterium DNA window AAAGCTTTCAATACCTTTCATCATATCAAATAGTTCTCGTGGCCCGACCCCGTCAGCGTGCCCGTCAGCGTCTTTCGGTGGCCGTTTATTTTGAAGAAAAGACGCCATCTCAGACGGAGACTCAAAAATAAAATCCGGTCCCGCTTCATCAATTTCATCTCGGGTTCCATAACCATATGTCACGGTTGCGGTCATGGTTCCGTTTCTTCTCCCTCCAATAACATCATGCAATCGGTCTCCCACAATAAGTGACGACCTGGGATCGAGAGCCCAGGTTTTTAGAATGTAGGACACAAGGTCACCTTTATCAGATAAGCGACCATCTGTCTCGCTGCCATGGATTCCATGGAAAAACTGGGTCAGGCTGAAATGGTCGAGAATCCGAGTGGCAAACACTGTCGGTTTGGAAGTAGCCAGGTACACCTGATAACCGGATGAACGAATTTGCTGAAGAGCTGGGATGATGCCCGGATAAACAAAGTTTTCGTATACCCCAATTTCCGAGAATCTTTCCCTGTAATGGAGCAATGCCAAATCCAATAAACCCTTGTCGGTGCTTTTCAGTAGATAGGCGAAGGAATCTCTCAAGGGTGGGCCAATGCACCATAAAAGATCATCAGCCGGCGGTGCTTCCATCCCAAGCCGTTCAAGGGAGAATTGAATGCAACGGGTTATCCCTTCTTTTGGATCGGTTAAAGTACCGTCTAAATCAAAAAGTACGTTGGAAATCATGGCGTTTTACTTTTTTACCGAACAATGAAACTCAGCGTCTGGCGGCCTTTTGCCAGTCCACTGGAGTTTGTTGTTGGCTGATTTTTTCCCAAAGAAATTCAGGAGCAAAGTCAGCGCCATTTTCCCAGGAAATCGTATTGTAGCGAACAGAAAATTGAGTAAAATAGGCTTTGTCTTTAAGAGGCTCAAAAATTGGGCCATCAAGTTCATTAGAAAGATCGATTTCGCCCGAAAGGCCATCATTAAATCTTAGCCAGACTTTGTAGTCATTGACGTATTTGGCTTCTATTACATGTGGTATCATAAAGTTACTCCAATGGATCAATTTGGTTAAGGGGCAGTTTCATTGATGCAAGGTCCCAATCCTTCAATAATTCTTCTTTATGCAACATACTCCACTCCAGGACAATGTTCAATGCCCTTCTTGGGAAGCGCCCAGAGACAATTCCTGATTCTATTTCTATGGTCACCTCAAAGTCGCCATATTCAGCGTGAAAATGAGGAGGGGTATGCTCCTTGTAATACATATAGATAGCAATACCGAGGAAGAAGCTTATACGTGGCATAATATATCCCTTTTATCTCCAACTGATCGTGCGGTTTACCATTCATGGGAAAAGGAGGACGAGGGGGACGAGGACGAGGGGGACGTTAGGAGGACGAAGGGGACGTTCGTGCAGAGTCGGAGGACGAAGGGGACGTTCGTGCAGAGTGTGCTTAGAGGAAACCCATCCGCTCAACCATAACGTTCTTTTAAATCTGACAACTTTCCCCCCGATGAAACCGCCCGAGTAACGCACGAATTCGTTACTCCAAGATACCGGGCGATCTCCGCCCCGGAAAATCCCCAAAGTTGCACTCCGACTTGGGACAACTCCCCGCGTGCTTTTACCACTGCCGGCCTCCGACTTCCCGACCGTATCTCCTCCAAAGTCACTTGGTTAAGGTCACAAATTTTTTGCGCCAAAACCGACAAATCCTTTATGGGACGCAGAAGTCGTAAATTCTCTTTAGCAAACTCATCCATCTCGGATAAAACCCCTTGGACGAAATCCCCGTCTCCCAGTATTCTCGCGTCGGCTTCCTGTTTCGCCCCCTGCCCCCTCAAGGCCAAAACCGCTGACCATCCCCCTAAGCTTCTTATGAGCC harbors:
- a CDS encoding HAD hydrolase-like protein — encoded protein: MISNVLFDLDGTLTDPKEGITRCIQFSLERLGMEAPPADDLLWCIGPPLRDSFAYLLKSTDKGLLDLALLHYRERFSEIGVYENFVYPGIIPALQQIRSSGYQVYLATSKPTVFATRILDHFSLTQFFHGIHGSETDGRLSDKGDLVSYILKTWALDPRSSLIVGDRLHDVIGGRRNGTMTATVTYGYGTRDEIDEAGPDFIFESPSEMASFLQNKRPPKDADGHADGVGPRELFDMMKGIESFTP
- a CDS encoding DUF2442 domain-containing protein translates to MIPHVIEAKYVNDYKVWLRFNDGLSGEIDLSNELDGPIFEPLKDKAYFTQFSVRYNTISWENGADFAPEFLWEKISQQQTPVDWQKAARR
- a CDS encoding DUF4160 domain-containing protein, with translation MPRISFFLGIAIYMYYKEHTPPHFHAEYGDFEVTIEIESGIVSGRFPRRALNIVLEWSMLHKEELLKDWDLASMKLPLNQIDPLE